Proteins encoded in a region of the Trypanosoma brucei gambiense DAL972 chromosome 4, complete sequence genome:
- a CDS encoding RNA-binding protein, putative has translation MGRRMRHAATALEKGANAHAVVDTASTGGRNGHVFADHITSPPGRSFRVDSAPPPADVARNCFTYCGPDAGSDPQKRLHQQFKALPKEERQRIAAQSAEETDAIARTVHLRFLPTGMLQSELAALCAQCGEYLRVRICGNSTNTQNWIYGFVEFADRSGAAAMMRQSGLELPNGPGKPPLRLKCNAAKQPIVDRVFHDASPEGNVTCIFGSGNFANRTLKEAVDSYYNLKRKEGNMGAAQARMNNSSHSNNGNGSSGWSSKHNNNDNHHNHNHDHHHKNHHNNNNGGDGKDQRASLPPIITETHNWVEYTAPTSSLIDQGSPCNSVLGAESPPIASQQQPSPGCVDVPPVNDAKWPSSGNYLFDSPVYFLPCPSPVSNFGHGAYDVEFAGCKGKFSSLLGFAPKHNEFGTTPQLPQYATLQQLVDRARTLVLTAMGYAQVFVVTRERSHDAVGALRRLYELTAPCVTPQALNDFRKASSTASDEGMEMLQQRLLQLRLLACLLLSLLYSIKGDCEEMLQAVRNAVACCNVIPTVPLCRKGASVDAKRVETPAAPGDWFNVVGSREGGPSNSDNGNENENDEEETKSVVGFGQAPKEDTVPVFNPLAHVLDLFGDVSIDPEAGAEGRPPASAIGSATGVETAYHRCMRFHSYVLNVFLTIGFAMEDTQPVVARCVYVLVHRRAKELFGEAPPELERALQEGGIHHLRPVFLPELRHDTFVETFFTNFDVNSAGAAGEGMWFYLPPEHMVRTFGVDR, from the coding sequence ATGGGAAGGCGGATGCGGCATGCCGCAACGGCATTGGAGAAAGGCGCTAACGCTCACGCCGTAGTGGACACTGCATCAACAGGTGGGAGAAATGGACACGTATTCGCTGATCACATAACCAGCCCACCGGGTCGATCGTTCCGTGTGGATTCTGCTCCTCCACCGGCAGATGTGGCGCGCAACTGCTTCACATACTGCGGGCCTGACGCTGGGTCTGACCCCCAGAAGCGTTTACATCAGCAGTTCAAAGCACTCCCGAAGGAGGAACGACAACGGATTGCGGCCCAGTCTGCTGAAGAAACAGATGCCATTGCCCGCACTGTACATCTCCGCTTTCTTCCCACGGGCATGCTTCAGAGCGAACTGGCCGCATTGTGCGCACAGTGCGGAGAATATCTGAGAGTGCGCATCTGTGGAAACTCCACCAATACCCAAAATTGGATATACGGTTTCGTTGAGTTCGCCGACCGCAGCGGTGCCGCGGCGATGATGCGCCAAAGCGGGTTGGAGCTACCCAATGGGCCAGGAAAACCTCCACTGAGACTGAAGTGCAATGCAGCAAAGCAGCCCATAGTGGATCGCGTTTTTCATGATGCCAGCCCTGAGGGAAATGTAACTTGCATATTTGGATCAGGAAACTTTGCAAACCGCACCCTTAAGGAGGCGGTTGACAGTTATTACAACCTCAAACGTAAGGAAGGGAATATGGGTGCCGCGCAAGCCCGTATGAACAATTCTTCACACAGTAACAAcggcaacggcagcagcggatgGTCTAGCAAGCATAACAACAATGATAATCACCATAACCACAATCATGACCATCATCATAAGAAtcatcacaacaacaacaacggtgGCGATGGCAAAGACCAGCGGGCGTCTTTGCCTCCTATTATTACTGAGACACACAACTGGGTAGAGTATACTGCCCCAACGTCCTCATTAATAGATCAGGGCTCGCCATGCAACTCTGTTCTCGGGGCGGAGTCTCCGCCTATTGCatcgcagcagcagccatcGCCTGGCTGTGTGGACGTTCCTCCCGTAAATGATGCAAAGTGGCCCTCCTCGGGGAATTATTTATTCGATAGCCCCgtgtattttcttccttgcccTTCACCTGTTAGCAACTTCGGTCATGGCGCGTACGACGTGGAATTCGCCGGTTGCAAGGGGAAGTTTTCGTCATTGTTAGGTTTTGCACCAAAACACAATGAGTTTGGAACCACACCGCAGCTGCCGCAGTATGCAACCTTACAGCAACTGGTGGACCGTGCGCGCACGCTGGTCCTCACAGCTATGGGTTACGCGCAAGTGTTTGTAGTCACAAGGGAAAGGTCCCACGATGCGGTCGGTGCACTACGGCGACTCTATGAACTCACTGCACCTTGTGTTACACCTCAAGCATTAAATGACTTTCGCAAGGCAAGCTCCACCGCCTCTGACGAAGGGATGGAAATGCTCCAGCAGCGTCTGTTGCAGCTCCGTCTTTTGGCGTGTTTATTGCTTTCACTACTTTACAGCATCAAAGGGGATTGTGAGGAGATGCTTCAGGCCGTACGTAACGCAGTGGCGTGTTGCAATGTCATCCCAACGGTCCCCCTCTGCAGAAAAGGGGCGTCTGTAGACGCTAAGAGGGTAGAGACACCCGCCGCCCCAGGGGATTGGTTTAACGTCGTCGGCAGCCGTGAGGGTGGTCCCAGTAATAGCGATAACGGcaacgaaaatgaaaatgacgaAGAAGAAACCAAGTCAGTCGTTGGCTTCGGGCAGGCACCAAAAGAGGATACTGTTCCCGTCTTTAACCCATTGGCGCATGTGTTGGATCTCTTTGGAGATGTTAGCATTGATCCTGAGGCTGGTGCCGAAGGGCGTCCACCCGCCTCCGCCATTGGTTCCGCGACGGGTGTTGAAACCGCCTACCACCGCTGCATGCGTTTCCATTCGTATGTGCTGAATGTTTTCCTGACGATTGGTTTTGCTATGGAAGATACACAACCGGTTGTGGCACGTTGTGTCTACGTCTTGGTGCATAGGCGTGCAAAGGAGCTGTTTGGTGAGGCACCACCGGAGCTGGAGCGAGCATTGCAGGAAGGTGGCATACATCACTTGCGGCCCGTGTTCCTTCCGGAGTTGAGGCATGACACATTTGTGGAAACCTTTTTCACCAACTTTGATGTAAACTCAGCCGGAGCCGCTGGTGAAGGGATGTGGTTTTATTTGCCTCCCGAGCATATGGTGCGCACGTTTGGCGTGGATCGCTAA
- a CDS encoding UDP-Gal or UDP-GlcNAc-dependent glycosyltransferase, putative: MYRQLNGRGRILRSSISLTILLFTICVVTSLLTTLSNNSERAGKREINVPKTAIANKGQHLSEHPLWVKQSLTYVPVPVVSAWEERRYLVVIGIPSIDLDVRRRRRDLQRAACWTYAGVAVRANGFSGEMLPLYILARHPENGYTYTKALVEEATQWSDILTLPMNEGRPSGRKRVGQGGKWGIDAEIGMSRKTFLWFDMSVCLFPYAPYIAKADDDMFLRVPQYLADLRNLPRRGLYWGTIDVLSVQGFRFNYAYGACYTLGRDVAERFVSYKPLRTIIHVPYTAIRDEEFQSLCVMVEDAMVGITLRRAMYHTNITYVHEPKCSFHDVHAGTTLGAVTKSSIMVHHVNESDYNELRRRFNNEKNILHRSLTGSQGPLREMSCL, from the coding sequence ATGTATAGGCAATTAAACGGTCGCGGAAGAATACTGCGCAGCAGCATTTCTTTGACGATATTGCtctttaccatatgcgttgtTACATCTCTCTTGACAACGCTCTCCAACAACTCAGAGAGAGCCGGCAAAAGGGAAATCAACGTTCCGAAAACAGCTATAGCCAATAAAGGTCAACATCTCTCGGAGCACCCTCTGTGGGTGAAACAGTCGCTAACTTACGTCCCAGTTCCCGTCGTTAGCGCATGGGAGGAGCGACGGTACTTGGTGGTAATCGGCATCCCCTCCATAGACCTGGACGTGAGACGGCGCCGCCGCGACCTGCAACGGGCAGCATGCTGGACATACGCCGGCGTTGCAGTACGTGCGAACGGTTTCTCTGGTGAAATGCTGCCGCTGTACATCCTTGCGCGACACCCCGAAAATGGCTACACTTATACCAAGGCACTGGTGGAGGAAGCTACTCAATGGAGTGACATCTTAACGTTGCCAATGAACGAGGGCCGGCCGTCAGGTAGGAAGCGTGTGGGTCAGGGTGGGAAGTGGGGCATTGATGCGGAGATTGGCATGAGCCGCAAGACATTCTTGTGGTTTGACATGTCAGTGTGCTTATTTCCGTATGCCCCGTACATTGCGAAGGCAGATGACGATATGTTCCTACGCGTTCCTCAGTATCTAGCAGACTTACGCAACCTACCTCGCCGTGGGCTATACTGGGGTACGATAGACGTGCTCAGCGTGCAAGGTTTCCGATTTAATTATGCTTATGGCGCGTGCTATACTCTAGGGCGTGACGTCGCGGAACGTTTTGTCTCGTATAAGCCCCTTCGAACAATAATCCACGTCCCCTACACAGCAATACGTGACGAAGAGTTCCAGTCTCTCTGTGTCATGGTTGAAGACGCAATGGTAGGGATTACATTGCGGAGGGCCATGTATCATACGAATATAACCTACGTTCACGAGCCTAAGTGCTCGTTTCACGATGTGCACGCCGGTACAACGTTGGGAGCCGTGACAAAAAGCTCCATTATGGTACACCATGTAAATGAGAGTGACTACAACGAGTTGAGGCGGCGGTTCAACAATGAGAAGAACATCTTGCACCGCTCGCTAACGGGCAGCCAGGGACCTCTCCGGGAAATGAGTTGTTTGTAG
- a CDS encoding divalent cation tolerance protein, putative yields the protein MFSVCYVTTPTSEVAREISRILVSSNKAACVNIVPSVTSVYRWEGQLCEEQECLMMIKTRTELLQEVIDNVKKNHPYSTPEVVSVPISSGSEEYLKWVEENTMPTSSNNNSGRSCR from the coding sequence ATGTTTTCTGTGTGTTACGTGACGACACCAACCTCGGAGGTCGCGCGCGAAATCTCGCGGATTCTAGTTAGCAGCAACAAAGCTGCATGCGTCAATATTGTCCCCAGCGTCACCTCCGTATACCGTTGGGAAGGTCAACTGTGTGAAGAGCAGGAGTGTCTTATGATGATAAAGACACGCACCGAGCTCCTACAGGAGGTCATTGACAACGTGAAAAAGAATCACCCATACAGCACGCCAGAAGTTGTTAGCGTACCAATAAGCTCTGGAAGTGAAGAATACCTCAAGTGGGTTGAGGAGAACACAATGCCTActagcagcaacaacaacagcggtcGCAGTTGCCGCTAA
- a CDS encoding serine/threonine protein phosphatase, putative — MKAQRYASVLTLDNLTGRLVVVGDIHGCLAQLQGLLRAVSFKQGSDTLVAVGDLVNKGPDSFGVVRLLKRLGAHSVFGNHDVKLLKLVKKIREKGPLNERDTKSSLAPFALTVPVDVEVYLSQLPHIIRIPAHNVIVTHGGLHPQRPLDCQYIDEVTILRNLIEKEQKAGGVTLVATPETKDGGVPWASLWRGPETVVFGHDSRRGLQEQYRPLAIGLDSGCVYGGRLSAAVFPGGHIVSVSGWRREAKL, encoded by the coding sequence ATGAAGGCGCAACGCTACGCCAGTGTGCTAACGCTAGATAATCTAACGGGTCGTCTTGTGGTTGTGGGGGATATTCACGGCTGTCTGGCACAGCTGCAGGGCCTCCTCCGCGCGGTCTCCTTCAAGCAGGGAAGTGACACATTAGTTGCGGTGGGGGATTTGGTGAACAAAGGACCAGATTCCTTTGGTGTGGTCCGCCTTCTCAAACGCCTCGGGGCCCACAGTGTGTTCGGCAACCATGATGTGAAGCTGCTGAAACTTGTCAAAAAGATAAGAGAGAAAGGTCCTCTGAATGAGAGGGACACTAAGTCGTCTCTAGCCCCATTTGCACTGACCGTACCTGTTGATGTGGAGGTCTACTTGTCGCAGCTTCCGCACATCATCCGCATCCCTGCCCATAATGTGATTGTGACGCACGGCGGCCTCCATCCGCAGCGCCCACTGGACTGCCAATACATCGATGAGGTTACCATCCTACGTAATCTCATTGAGAAGGAACAGAAGGCGGGTGGTGTAACCCTTGTCGCCACTCCGGAGACGAAAGATGGCGGTGTTCCGTGGGCCTCGTTGTGGCGTGGTCCTGAAACGGTGGTGTTTGGCCATGATTCGCGACGGGGCTTGCAGGAACAATACAGACCGCTAGCGATAGGATTGGATAGCGGCTGCGTGTACGGCGGGAGGCTTTCCGCAGCCGTGTTCCCTGGTGGTCACATCGTTTCTGTCTCGGGTTGGAGGAGAGAGGCAAAGCTATGA